The Daphnia carinata strain CSIRO-1 chromosome 1, CSIRO_AGI_Dcar_HiC_V3, whole genome shotgun sequence sequence AAAGACGTACCTCTTCGTTCCTATTTCAAAACTCTCGAACGCTAAAACTCGATTAGTCTCGCTGGATCGTCCGCTGTGGACCGAAGAAGTTGTTTCGACAGAAAAGAAtgtagagaagaaaaaaaaaaaaaaaaaaatgttaatataAAATCATCTGGGCTTCGATGTGGGAAAGAATGAAAAGCGTCGGTTCCcctacacatttttttttttttagtgaatcaaatagaaaaaaaaaaaaaagaggacattGTTTTGATTCCTATTCGATATGATCAAATTACACACCTTTACCTTTTGGCCGCAAGGCTTCTTCGTGGGAGAACAAAACGGTTCGCCCATATACATCCGGACACAAActctttaataaaaaaaaaaaaaaaaaaaaaaaaaaaaaactcgtgttACAAAAGTCCATCATCATCGAACTCTAGCTGTGCAATGGAAACACGATCCCagccaaaaagagaaacatagAATTTTTCATCCtcaccgaaaagaaaaatgtaatcatcaaaacaaaaaacaaaaaaaaaaaacaaaaaacaattgcttAACACGATCAACATACTTTGCTcacgtcatttctttttgccggGGTTTCATCTTCTTAACCACCATCGTCATCAtccaagggaaaaaaataacaaaaaattgcatgttttccccttttttcttctttcttttcgtgacGATGACGATGACTATCGCATTATTAGCCAAAGTGCTTGTAACACACAAAAGACTTtggaacaagaagaaaaaaaaaaaaaaaaaaaaagatggaggaGCGAGGAGAATGCAATCCGTTACAGAGTCAGGGATCAAGGAGAGAGGAGAGCACGCCTTgataaccaacaaaaaaaaaaaaaaaaaaaaaaaaaaaaaaaactacaaaaatgGACCCGGATTGGAGGTTGGTAAAGGAAAAGATGTGCatgttgtttttataaagCTGAAATGCGGATGCGTGTGtcgcccaaaaaaaaaaaaatttatatttggTTTACGACACCAATGTCGCGTCCAGTTCTTCTTCCTTCGTTTCGGGAAGGCTGGCCATTTTGCGCAGGACTTTGGAGATGACCTCAGAGAGCGAATCACGAGCTCCGGGGTCGAGCAAGTTGACGCAGTGCTGTTGGGTTTCGTCGTTGTGTCGCAGACGCAAAATGGTGACCAAAGCGGCCTCGCAGGCCGACCGGACGGCCGTGTTCTTCTCCTTGGTTCCGTTCACCAGCTGGGGTAGGAGGACTTTGAGGAAATCGGACGGCAGGGCCGTGTCAATGTGCCGGCCGAGATAGTGGCTCGTCTGGGCCACCAACTGTTTCACCTCGTTGCTGGCATGATTGAGCGTCTTGGCGAACGGCTGGCTGAGCTGGGCCGGGAACGACACGGGGCTAGTGGTCGTCATCAAGTGCCTAAAGAGGAAGCCGATAGCGCGGATGCTGTTCGATACGATCGGGATTCGATCGGCCGTCAAGTAGCTCAACAAGACGCGATGCAACTTGTCTCGCCATTCGGCCGTGTAGACCTGCTCGGCCGCTTCCTTCAAGGCGACGGAGAGAACGGCGCTCTTACCGTGGCGCAAAGTCCAATCGAGTGACGGATCGTCGTGGAGGAGACACTCGTTGACGAGGGCCTCCAGTTCGTCGGCTGGCAAACGACGGAAAAGGGCGCCCAGACATCCGGCGGCGGCTGATCGGGTCGTGTCTTCCGGATGGGACAGCATCGACTGCAGCGTCGCTAAAATGGATTTGCGGATGGGTTCGCTCATCTTGTCGCCGGCCGGGGTGATGACGCCGCGCAGGGCTTGCAGTGAAGTTTCCCTGATGGAAGAGTCGTCTGTCGTCTTGATGCTCGTGTACAACTCGTTAAAGAGCGGGTCGGCGCGAGTGTGAATCACAATCAAATGACTGAGGGCCGTGGCCGCCTTGAGACGGACCTGGCGGTTGGGATCGCTCAGCGATTTGACAAATGTCGTCTGCAACTGCGGCAGGAAAGGCTTGAGGAGAGCGCCCACCTTGGCCAGCAAGAGCGCCAGCGTTTCCAAGACGGCCACCTTGACACCGGCGCTAAATCGATCGCCAAGGATACGGATAAGTGGTCCGGTAATGGCCACCACCGACGGCTTGAGAGCTTCGGGTGATGTCAACTTAATCAGTTCTCCCAATCCTTGGGCGGCTTGTTCTTTCATCTCGGGAGGGCCGTTCAAAATGGCCTCACGATAGACGGGCAGCAAAGGCGCGATACCCTTGGAGAGGCAACAGCCAGGCAGGAATTCTTGACCTTTGAGGTCACTCATGGCAAAACGAACGGCTTGACGAAGGTCGCCGACGTGCGCCATCTGTTGAGTGGCGTCGAGGGTCTTGATGACCGAGTTGAGGGCCTCCAGAGCCGGATTCAACACGCCAGGATCATTATCCGTCAGCAAGTGGATGAGACCGCGAAGGAGTTGCGGTACGTACTGGATGTAATCGGCTTTCGTGTGCGTGCAGAAGCCGGCCAAAAGGGAGACGGCGGCTCGGCGCAACGGCAACTTGTCCGATTTGGTCGAAGTCAACAGCTCGTCCATGATGGCCCGGATGCCTTGCTCGTCCTGCACAGAGAGCAACACCACCTGGCAGTACTCGACTTCTTGTGCCTCCGCGGGCGTTCCAGCGGCAGCTGTGACGGCGGCCAGAAGAGCGGGTAGCAAACGGTTAAAGTGGCGAGCCAGGGCATCGCCGGCCACCGAGGCGAGAACCGACAAGGCTTTGGTATTGACCGGCGGAGCGGTCAGATGCGGGATCAAGTACGGGAGAACGACGCGCGGTTTGATGGCCATGACTTGTCGAAGGCCGTCCAGCGCGTTCTCTCCTTGGTCGGGATCGTTGAGGGCTTCCAGCATGAACGGCAGAATGTCGTCTAGGGCCCGGCCGCCGACGGTGCTGTGAAGGCTGTCGAATGTCTTGGCCGCCGCTTGGCGTACCTCGGACAGCGGGTCGCAAAGAGCCTTGCGAACGGTCGGCACGAGGCTGTCTACGAAGGTCATGACCATCTCGCGGGACGTCGACGCCATAATTTCAGAGAGACCAATACAGACtcccttttaaaagaaagaaaaaacaaacaaaaaacaaatgaataacgCATGGCCAACAAAGAACAaatttgcatttatttattttatttgtttttacctgtCGAGTGTCCGGCTCGTCCGAGTTGAGTCCATCTTCCAAGATAGGAATGATTTCGGGCAAGACGCGCTCACCCAATTTGCGGACAAGGTCGCCCAAAGTGCGGGCAGCCACTTGCCTCTTGTCGTAGACGGAGCTGGCCAAGCATCCCAACAATAAATTGAACAGGGTGGACAGGATTTCGCGCAGCGTTCTGGGCGTGTTGGTGACAACGACCTTCCAGACGTGAAGAGCAGCCTGCCGGACGAGTAGGGCAACGTCCGAACGACCCATGTAAAGGCCGGCCAAGACGCGGTTGCGTCTCTCCGTGCCCAACGTGTCCATAATGGCTCTGTGCGATTGCTCCGTGCCAAAGTTGTCGTCCTCGCTGGCCGTCTCGGTCGTCATCTTACCGGAAACGCCGGAAATCTTGTAGAGCAAATCGCCCAGAAGCTGGATCGAGCTGTAGCGAATACGCCAGTTGTCGTCGAAGAGGCCGAGTTCCAGTTCGGGCAAGAGCAGCATGATGGCCGTATCGGCGTACATGTTGACAATACGCTGACCGGCTCTCAGGGCCGTGTCTCTGACAAACTCGTTCTCGTCGGCCAGAGCCTTCAGGATCGACGGGATAATCTGGCTAATGTAAGGCGTGAATTCGTTCTGGAACACTCCGGGCAGGTAGATGAACATCGTTATGTAGCCGtcctgtaaaataaaataaaataaagtattcatttttttttttttttttttttagttaataCATAGTCTTATCTCCCATTGTTGTTGTGCAAGGGGGGGTTCACAcgaacgataaaaaaatattgttatcCAATTAACCCCGTATTTTAGTAGTTTTCAACCAAAACACGTCTGAAATAACGGTTCGATTTTTATAGATctaatgtaataaaaaaaaaaaaagaaaaaaaaaaaaaaaaaacaagaaaaaaaagaccggGTAgcttccctccccccccactctttcttttgttttctagttaATGGCTCGTGGGTCATTTAACAGATTTTTAATTGCCGGACCAGACGCGTTGGCCATCTGACCCCGTGAAGAATtcggaacaaaagaaaaaaaaaaaaaaagaaagaaaaaaagattcgaCGCTCTTGCATCGGAATCGAAACACTTCACCTTGACGTGAGGGGCAATGTCCTGGCGTTCGGCCGTGGCAATAATTTCGGGCATCAGTTTGTGAAGTTTGTCGACGCCGAGGCCTCCGACAACTTCCGACAGACCCTGTGCGGCACCGGATCGGTCGACAGACGACGATTCCGACGTCAGCGTTTGCATCAACCAAGGCAGCAGATCGTCGAACGAAGCTTCACCCATTCCGCGAACCATAGCGCCCAATGCGCGGGCAGAAACACTTCGGACATCCGGTACGGGATCCAACAGCGAAGCTTTCAATCCAGGGATAATGGTCGACAAGTATGGACTCAAATCTTTTTGATCCGTCAACGAATACCTGCACattattcaaacaaattttaattcgtttttacatcttaaacaatttttctgtAAATGATAACTCACATGTTGCCGATAATTTGCGCAGCCATTTTGCGAGTCTCGGTGGATCGATCTTGGAAAGCTCGCTGGACAACGGGCATGATCAAGGCCAACGACGGCGCGTCGATGAAATGGACGAATTTCGTTTCGAGCAAAGTGGCCAAACAAGACGAAGTCTTCTTAGCAGGATCTTGGAGCGCTTCCAAGAGAACGGGCACAATGGCCTGAATCTCAGGGTTACGGATGACGGAGCCAATGATCTGCAGAGCTTGAGCTCCCGCTGCTTGCACTTTAACGTGACTGTCACCGAGTACCTCAATCAGTTTTGGTACGATGCCTGGAAGACAGGACGAAAGTTGTCGTGGAGCGCAGTAAGCCATGGCTCCGAGCAGCTCAACCGAGCCGGTTTTGGTCCTCCAAGAGTCCTGTTCCAGAGCGGCCAGCAAAGAGGGCAACACCAACTTGACTCCGTGAGCACTCAGCTTGCTCATGACGGCCTTGGCCGTGTCGTCGGCTGCTTCACGGACAAATTGGTTGGTGTCGCCAAAGCAGAGGAGCAAATGCGGCAGAACGTGGACGACATAAGGCTCGAAGAGACGGCCCAGCATGGAGCAGAGCTGTTCGAAAGCAAAGAGGGCGCCTTCACGATGCCggatgtttttcttgttctgtaTAGCTTCCGTCAAACTCGTCATGATGTCCAATTGCTTCAACGACAAAATGCCCAGGCCTTTGACGATACCAGCGATACCGTACGCAGCTCCTTTACGGTCACCGTAGTTGTTGGAAGAAAGCAACTTCTGGAGAAGACGCTGGACCAGAGGAGCGACTTCGTCCTTGATGGCCGGCACCAAGGGTGGTAGACAGTTGGCCACAGCTTCTTGGACAGGCTGCGAAGGCGTCGATAAAGCGTCAACCAACTTGTAAATGATGGGCTTGACACGAGGGTCTTCTTTCTCCAAATGGCGGGCCAAAGAGCCCATCAGAATGACAACCGACTGACGAACCGAGTCGAAACTTCCGGATTTGGGCGCGTCATCCATAAACTTCTCAAAGACGGGCAGCAATTTGGTGATCGTCTCCTTGCCGTGCTGATCGACCATCGTCACGGCGGCGTTCAGCATAGTCTTCTTGACACTCTCTTCTCGGTCGCCAAGTCCTTTGGGCACGAAGAACGACGCCAAACGGACAACGGTAGTATCGTCCATCAACGGGACCAAGCGGTAGAGAGCTAGACCGATTCCGGCACGAGGTTCCCAGACGTCCATCGGTGGCTGCAATTCGCGGCCAAAGTTATCCTTGACGGCCGGTGTCAGCTCTAGTCGTTCGCCATACAATTTGATGAGGCGTTTGGCTGTAGGGTCCACTTCGGCCGTGTTGAGCTGCAATGCGGACGCGAGGGCCTCGGCTCCAGCTGCCCTGATTGGCTCCACCATGTGAGTGACATCTTCGAGTACGAGCTCGAACATATTTTTGACGGGCTGAAGTTGTGTAGCAGCCCATAGCTGTTCGCCCTTTTCGCGGATCTCTGGAACAACATCGAACTTGGCCACCCACAGCCTGTGATTCAGATGAGTGGTAAACGTCTTGACACGATTGCGCGTCAGCACGGGCAATAGGACGCTCAAGCTGTGGAGACAAGCATCGCGAACAGAGTCGACGCTACTCTCGAGACTATCAAGCAGGCAATTAACTTCCTCATCGGTGGCCACAGCGCAGCCAGCTTTGCCACTAGCAGACGCCGCAACTTCCAGCAGGGCAGAATAGGCCGTTTGTTGTTCTCTTCCGGTAGTCGTGCCAATCAAATGAATCAGCAAATCCATCATCTCTTTCAGAGGAAGCAAACGGGGGTTGTTCTGCGGATAAGTTTGGCCTGGCTGACCGACCGATCTCAGACCAGCGTGACGTTCGATTAACTGGATACCCTGTGCGGCCAATGCTTCTTCTTTAGAGCTGAGTTGTTTTAAAGTACCCCGGATAAAAGGAAAGCAGTACGTGAAGGTCGGGGCGTTCAACGGAGTGGCAGTAGCGCCAACGAGCTGCTTGAGAACACGTCGTGAGGCGTCATCTAGTGATTCAGTTTCCCATGCCGGGTCCAGATCGCACATGGGTTTGACGAGACGAAGCGAGACGTGAGCAATGCTCTTAGCCAAAAGTTCCATGTCGGCTTCGAAAACTGATTTCCTCAGGTCGATCCAGAGTGGCTGAAGTAACGGAGCTGCCACTGGCGAGCCCATCGCTCGCATCATCCAGGGAATCAACTGCGTCAGCTGATTGGACAGCACGCCCGGCACGTTGTCAATGGCCGACTTCAGCATGGAGCACACCTGTCGAACAACGACATCCAACGCAGCCACTTTGCTTCTAATGGCGCTTTCTTTCTCCAACTGGACGCGGATGGCCTCTTTCTGTTTAGGAGACATTTCGGGGGCTTTCTTCTTGCCCTCTCGTATACGTTTCTCTTCCAGTTCTCGGATGAGCTGCAACTCCTCCATCTGCTCTTTGTACGAATAAGCACGCGATTCTCGCTTGATGTTTCGAGCAGCTTCTTCTTTCGCATTCTCCAAGACGCTTCTGTCGTAGAGTTCACCTTCTGGCGTTAAGAAAGTGAAGTAATCGTCGCGAGTGACTCTCAGCAACTCTTCTTGACTCAACGTGGCGCTTATGGCGTCTAGCACGTCCTTGATGGTTTCTTCGGGAGCCAATTTCATGAGTCCAGACAAAGATGCCTCTGGCCACGATCCCGGTTTGTGGTTCTTGATCAATTCCTCCTTTAACTGGGCGTAGCATCGACTCACGAGGGCTTTAGGGACCTGTCCAAAGTGTTTGACGATATAATACCAGCACAGAGGCTGAACGGAAGCAATGGCCGGATGATGAGCGGCTTTGAAACATGCTACAGCCAATTTATTATAATTCTCCTGAGATCTTCCCTTCAAGGAGGTGATGGTCTGCAAGCAGAATATCAGCGAATTGGCGTCCGTTTCGTTCAGAGTTGCAGACAGCACACCAGTTGTATCGCCCTCTTCGCGATTTCGGATGCCACTAACGACTTTGGCCGTGTGCAGGAAAATGGTGAATTCAGCAATCAATGCCAGCGAACGATCAAGAGTTGTCTTGACGGTAGGAGGGAGAATCTTTTTCACCGCTGAAGCTGCCCGTGTGCGAAGAGAGAAATTCGGTCTGGTAAGTGCAAGAATGATTGCACGGAAGTAGGGCGCCGCTTTATCACCAATCCGTTGTTCGTGAGTGACAAAAAGCGATTCGCAAAGCAAGACAACTTCGAGCCAGGTCTCTTCGTTGTACGAAGACAACATCTTTTCGTTGACAAATAACAGTTTATCTGTATCTGAAAGAATGGTCCACAACGGACCACACTGGCTTGCCGCCTGGAAATATATTACACTTTAATAGGAGCTCTAATTTAGTAAAGGAAATTGATGATTACCTTCTCATCTAAGCTGGCGCATCGCAACAGCAGCGTAGCGGCTGATAAGCCCTCTGAAACGATAGCCGCTTGTGTGGGCTGTGCAGCTGCTCGTTCCAGGGATTTCAACAGGACAGGGATCAATTCAATTCCTTGTGGTAAGCTTTCACCGTGTAACGAGGCGGCCATGCATCGAATATACCCTGTTCTTACTGCGGGTGTGGATGTTTTCAACGTCATGCCTTTCTTAAACATTTCCATGAGCGTTTTTGGGATCGCAGCAGCGAACCGATTAGCCCATAAAAGCAACGAAGAAAGGGCTCGGATAAGGGTTCCCTCGTGGACTTCTGTTTCCAGAATTTTGACGAAATGTTCTGCGGCATCGCAGCTCAACTGGTGGGCACCTTTCCCAGTTACGCAATGCTTGCTCAAGTGACCGATACCTTCAAGAATGGAGATCTTGTGCGAGGAAAGAGTCAACTTTCCTTCTGATCCTTGCAGAACACCAAACAACAGGTTGAGCAGATTGCGAACTGCAGTTGCCTCGCTGCATTGCTTGGCCAAGGCCTCTGTTGCAAAGGCTGCCTCTTCACGTGTAAGATCCTCTTTCGAATGGAGGCATGTGGCTATTGGTTTGGCCAAATCAGCGGCATAAGCACTCAGATCAATAGATACAGAGGCAAGCACTTGACCAACACACCCAAGAATGATTTCCGGGCTTCTGAGCATGGCTTTAAGCAAAGCTGGAAGGAGCAGGCCTTTGAAATCGTCGTGTGTCAGGAgcttcaaaaacggcttacacTGCTCCACGAAGTAAGTGTCTGGCTTCACTTTTGTGGTGATTGCTACTTTGATGAAGGAGTCTAACAACGATCGTCTCATTGACGATAATAGCTCGGCATTCTTATTGGCTTGAACAAAACTTAAGACTGCGCAGCTCAATACCAAAGATTGGAAAGATGTTTCAAGCTCACACAAGGCTTCCCAGTACTTCACTTCTGATCCGGGAATTTGTTTCCACCCCTGCACCAATCTTGAAAAGGTAATACAAATATAATTATTAAggttaaattaaaatatttgattCCATACTTGTGGTATGCTTTTGCGGACATCTTTTTGGATCTGGAAGCCAAAATACTAGTGTATAGACATGATTGGGCTTCTACCAACTTCTGGAACGAAACACCTTTACAATTTGAGGCATCTTTGAATCCATGAACCAGTACTTTATAGGACCAATCAAAGGCAGCAAGCAGTTCCTTTGCCAAGGTGTCCCTTTATTGTAGTAGTCAACAgatgaaataataatttttaattttaaaaaaattttatgtcgAATTTGCTTACGATGATGCAAGATTTTTATAGGCTGTAGAATACACAGCCAATGTGTTGGAGAGATGTTGAACTGTTGCTGCATTGTGGTGTTTCAGTAATGTAAGTATGAAATCTTGTACCAATTTTCTTGAAGAATTCTTGTGGTACCTCGGTAGAGTGAAGATTAAAACTCTACACACTCCTTTAATTACACCTTCACTAACATCTTTGGAAAAATGATTAAACGAACACAATtactatttttaaataaagaaattttaagcAAAAGTTCTAGTAATCTACAGAATTATtgtatttttaatattttttatttaccagAAGATGTGTCCGAGAAAGCATCGTTAAGCGCTTTAAATACTTGAATACGTTCCACATAGCTTGCTGATTGTACCCTCAGCGGTAAGTCTTTCAACGCTTTCGCTAACTATAAAACAAATTATCCAAGAATTGTCAGAAAAtgtcattaaaaagaaaaattattgatCATGTGGAGACTTACCGGTTTGTCATCCATCGTGCTACAGACAATCTATTGATAACTACAATCGATATTTAACCTTCTCTTACTGATCGATTTCCAGGTTATATGTTGATCGATTAATGGAAAGCAAGTTTTACGTGATTCAAAAATATTCGTATGAATGTGTTTGAAATATcgtttatttaaagaaaacaatgtgcAATCAGTAATAGTACTATCAAGCTCATCTGAAGATTACCAACTGCTAAAATTTCCGAATGAATAGCTAGCAGATGTTTTAGCTTTTTTCGGTTGAGAGCTGTTACTGGAATCAGCTCCTACCGCATCGCCGGGCctgcaaaataaagaagaacgTCTAACAATGTTCCCGGTAAATATGAGTATATACAAATATACTTGTTGAAAACTTTTGGATTGATATATTTTCCTACACCAGATTGTTTGAAAGCCTTTAGTTCGGCTTTAGGAATAGAGGCCTTAGCTTCCTTTAACTGCTTTTCAGCTGCTTCTAGTGCCGCGGCCCTTTCAACCACCAACTGAAAACAAGCGCACATAGTTAGCTCAATGTTAGAACTTAATTGAACTTACTTtatttctttaccttttcatCTACTTCGGCATACGGATCAGTGAATATCTGTGCAGATTCAATTAAGATATCTTCTACGGGCCGGTCTTTGTTGTCTGTGCCTATGCGT is a genomic window containing:
- the LOC130695287 gene encoding stalled ribosome sensor GCN1-like; the encoded protein is MDDKPLAKALKDLPLRVQSASYVERIQVFKALNDAFSDTSSDVSEGVIKGVCRVLIFTLPRYHKNSSRKLVQDFILTLLKHHNAATVQHLSNTLAVYSTAYKNLASSDTLAKELLAAFDWSYKVLVHGFKDASNCKGVSFQKLVEAQSCLYTSILASRSKKMSAKAYHKLVQGWKQIPGSEVKYWEALCELETSFQSLVLSCAVLSFVQANKNAELLSSMRRSLLDSFIKVAITTKVKPDTYFVEQCKPFLKLLTHDDFKGLLLPALLKAMLRSPEIILGCVGQVLASVSIDLSAYAADLAKPIATCLHSKEDLTREEAAFATEALAKQCSEATAVRNLLNLLFGVLQGSEGKLTLSSHKISILEGIGHLSKHCVTGKGAHQLSCDAAEHFVKILETEVHEGTLIRALSSLLLWANRFAAAIPKTLMEMFKKGMTLKTSTPAVRTGYIRCMAASLHGESLPQGIELIPVLLKSLERAAAQPTQAAIVSEGLSAATLLLRCASLDEKAASQCGPLWTILSDTDKLLFVNEKMLSSYNEETWLEVVLLCESLFVTHEQRIGDKAAPYFRAIILALTRPNFSLRTRAASAVKKILPPTVKTTLDRSLALIAEFTIFLHTAKVVSGIRNREEGDTTGVLSATLNETDANSLIFCLQTITSLKGRSQENYNKLAVACFKAAHHPAIASVQPLCWYYIVKHFGQVPKALVSRCYAQLKEELIKNHKPGSWPEASLSGLMKLAPEETIKDVLDAISATLSQEELLRVTRDDYFTFLTPEGELYDRSVLENAKEEAARNIKRESRAYSYKEQMEELQLIRELEEKRIREGKKKAPEMSPKQKEAIRVQLEKESAIRSKVAALDVVVRQVCSMLKSAIDNVPGVLSNQLTQLIPWMMRAMGSPVAAPLLQPLWIDLRKSVFEADMELLAKSIAHVSLRLVKPMCDLDPAWETESLDDASRRVLKQLVGATATPLNAPTFTYCFPFIRGTLKQLSSKEEALAAQGIQLIERHAGLRSVGQPGQTYPQNNPRLLPLKEMMDLLIHLIGTTTGREQQTAYSALLEVAASASGKAGCAVATDEEVNCLLDSLESSVDSVRDACLHSLSVLLPVLTRNRVKTFTTHLNHRLWVAKFDVVPEIREKGEQLWAATQLQPVKNMFELVLEDVTHMVEPIRAAGAEALASALQLNTAEVDPTAKRLIKLYGERLELTPAVKDNFGRELQPPMDVWEPRAGIGLALYRLVPLMDDTTVVRLASFFVPKGLGDREESVKKTMLNAAVTMVDQHGKETITKLLPVFEKFMDDAPKSGSFDSVRQSVVILMGSLARHLEKEDPRVKPIIYKLVDALSTPSQPVQEAVANCLPPLVPAIKDEVAPLVQRLLQKLLSSNNYGDRKGAAYGIAGIVKGLGILSLKQLDIMTSLTEAIQNKKNIRHREGALFAFEQLCSMLGRLFEPYVVHVLPHLLLCFGDTNQFVREAADDTAKAVMSKLSAHGVKLVLPSLLAALEQDSWRTKTGSVELLGAMAYCAPRQLSSCLPGIVPKLIEVLGDSHVKVQAAGAQALQIIGSVIRNPEIQAIVPVLLEALQDPAKKTSSCLATLLETKFVHFIDAPSLALIMPVVQRAFQDRSTETRKMAAQIIGNMYSLTDQKDLSPYLSTIIPGLKASLLDPVPDVRSVSARALGAMVRGMGEASFDDLLPWLMQTLTSESSSVDRSGAAQGLSEVVGGLGVDKLHKLMPEIIATAERQDIAPHVKDGYITMFIYLPGVFQNEFTPYISQIIPSILKALADENEFVRDTALRAGQRIVNMYADTAIMLLLPELELGLFDDNWRIRYSSIQLLGDLLYKISGVSGKMTTETASEDDNFGTEQSHRAIMDTLGTERRNRVLAGLYMGRSDVALLVRQAALHVWKVVVTNTPRTLREILSTLFNLLLGCLASSVYDKRQVAARTLGDLVRKLGERVLPEIIPILEDGLNSDEPDTRQGVCIGLSEIMASTSREMVMTFVDSLVPTVRKALCDPLSEVRQAAAKTFDSLHSTVGGRALDDILPFMLEALNDPDQGENALDGLRQVMAIKPRVVLPYLIPHLTAPPVNTKALSVLASVAGDALARHFNRLLPALLAAVTAAAGTPAEAQEVEYCQVVLLSVQDEQGIRAIMDELLTSTKSDKLPLRRAAVSLLAGFCTHTKADYIQYVPQLLRGLIHLLTDNDPGVLNPALEALNSVIKTLDATQQMAHVGDLRQAVRFAMSDLKGQEFLPGCCLSKGIAPLLPVYREAILNGPPEMKEQAAQGLGELIKLTSPEALKPSVVAITGPLIRILGDRFSAGVKVAVLETLALLLAKVGALLKPFLPQLQTTFVKSLSDPNRQVRLKAATALSHLIVIHTRADPLFNELYTSIKTTDDSSIRETSLQALRGVITPAGDKMSEPIRKSILATLQSMLSHPEDTTRSAAAGCLGALFRRLPADELEALVNECLLHDDPSLDWTLRHGKSAVLSVALKEAAEQVYTAEWRDKLHRVLLSYLTADRIPIVSNSIRAIGFLFRHLMTTTSPVSFPAQLSQPFAKTLNHASNEVKQLVAQTSHYLGRHIDTALPSDFLKVLLPQLVNGTKEKNTAVRSACEAALVTILRLRHNDETQQHCVNLLDPGARDSLSEVISKVLRKMASLPETKEEELDATLVS